Genomic window (Bradyrhizobium sp. 186):
GCCCCTTCGGTTCGACGCGGCTTAAAACGCGTCGCCGGTATGAGCGGCGGCAAAGAGGAAGTCTAGGGGAAACGCCCCAGCAAGGAGAGACCTGAAGATGAAGCGTCGTGATTTCTTGAAAGTGTCGGCAGTCGGCGCGGCGGCGACCGCGGTGGCCTCGCCGGCGATCGCGCAGTCCTCGCCCGAAGTGAAGTGGCGTCTGACTTCGAGCTTCCCGAAGTCGCTCGATACGATTTATGGCGGCGCCGAGCAGATGGCGAAGTACGTCGCCGAGATGACCGACAACAAGTTCCAGATCCAGGTGTTCCAGGCGGGTGAAATCGTTCCTGGGCTGCAGGCGCTGGATGCGACACAGAAGGGCACCGTCGAGATGTGCCATACGGTGTCGTACTATTACGTTGGCAAGGACCCGACCTTTGCGATCTTCGCGTCGGTGCCCTTCGGCCTCAACGCCCGCCAGCAGAATTCCTGGCTGTACCAGGGCGGCGGAAACGAGCTTGCCAACGAGTTCTTCAAGAAGTCGAACGTGGTTGGCTTCCCCTGCGGCAACACCGGCACGCAGATGGGCGGCTGGTTCCGCAAGGAGATCAAGACGGTCGCAGATCTCTCCGGCCTCAAGATGCGAATCGGCGGCATCGCTGGCCAGGTGCTCCAGAAGGTCGGCGTGGTGCCGCAACAACTCGCCGGCGGCGACATCTATCCGTCGCTGGAGAAGGGCACCATCGACGCCGCCGAATGGGTCGGCCCCTACGATGACGAGAAGCTCGGCTTCGCCAAGGTCGCTAAGTACTACTATTACCCGGGCTTCTGGGAAGGCGGTCCGACCGTTCACGCCTTCGCAAACATCGACAAGTGGAACGAGCTGCCGAAGAGCTATCAGGCGATCCTCACCAACGCGACCATCAACACCAATACTTGGATGGCTGCGCGCTACGACATGCTGAATCCGGGCGCCCTGAAGCGTCTGGTGGCCGGCGGCACCCAGCTTCGTCCGTTCACAAATGAAGTGCTGGAAGCCTGCCTCAAGGCGACCAACGAATTGTGGGGCGAGATCTCAGCCAAGAATCCCGACTTCAAGAAGTCGATCGACGCCATGCAGGCCTACCGCTCCGACCAATATCTGTGGTGGCAGGTTGCCGAATATACCTACGACAGCTTCATGATCCGCTCGCGCACCCGCGGCTGATCGCTTTAGTCCTAAAGTCGTAGAACCGGAAAGCCCGGCCTCTCCAGGAGGTCGGGCTTTTTCGTTGCCGCAATGCGATCGGGATGGAAATCGGCAGCGCGATGTTCCATGCTGGCCCGAAGTCTCAGCAAGAAGGCTCACAATCACAATCCATCAGGGTAGGAAATCATGAAGAGAAGAGACTTCATCAAAGTCACAGGACTCGGTGCAGCGGGTGTAGCGACACTCGCGGCTCCGGCGATCGCGCAGTCGTCGCCGGAGATCAAATGGCGCATGCCGACGAGCTGGCCGAAATCGCTCGACACGCTCTATGGCGGCGCCGAGATGATGGCCAAGATGGTGGCGGAAGCGACCGACAACAAATTCCAGATCCAGACATTTGCCGGCGGCGAAATCGTGCCCGGCCTTCAGGTGCTCGATGCCGTGCAGAACGGCACCTGCGAAATCGGCCATACCGCATCTTACTATTATTTCGGCAAGGATCCGACGTTCACCTTTGGCTCGGCCGTGCCGTTCGGACCAAACATGCGCATCAACCAGGCCTGGTACATGCTGGGCGGCGGCAGGGACGTCCTCAACGAGTTCTACAAGAAGTACAACGTCGTCTCGCTGCTTGCCGGCAACACCGGCTGTCAGATGGGCGGCTGGTTCCGCAAGGAGGTCAAGACGCCTCAGGACTTCAGCGGGTTGAAATTCCGCATCGGCGGCTTCGCCGGAAAGGTGATGGCCAAACTCGGCGCGGTGCCGCAGCAGATCGCCGGAGGGGACATCTATCCGGCGCTGGAGAAGGGCACCATCGACGCCGCCGAATGGGTCGGTCCGTATGACGACGAGAAGCTCGGCTTCGTCAAAGTCGCGCCGCATTATTACTTCCCGGGCTGGTGGGAAGGCGGGCCCATGCTTCTCGCCTTCGTCAACCAGGACAAGTGGAATGCGCTGCCGAAGTACTATCAGAGCATCCTCGAGCAGGCGGGGCACTACGCCAACAACTGGATGATGGCGAAGTATGACCAGGCCAATCCACAGGCGTTGCGGCGCCTGCTTGCGGCCGGCGCCAAGCTGCATCCGTTCTCTCCGGAGGTCATGCAAGCCTGTTTCAAGGCGGCAAAGGAGCTGCACACCGAAGTCTCGGCCACCAACGCGGACTTCAAGAAGGTTTACGAATCGCTGACGACGTTCTCAAACAACGGCTATCAGTGGTTCCAGGTCGCCGAGGTCGGATACGACAACTTCATGGCGCGCAACTCGCAGAGCTGATCGCGTGTCGAATGCTGGCCCCGGAGCGAAGGCTCCGGGGCTTTGCCGCTTTGAAGGGGGCCCAACAAAAATATGGAAAACAACCCCATGCAAAGTAGACGGGGGTTCGTGCACGATGCGCTGTGGATGCCGCCAACAGTTTGAGACGTCGGGGTAAATCAGCGGGACGAGGCGAGCATCGCGCGGCCGGGGCCGGCGCGGCGATTCGAAGGCCAGAGCAGGTGACCAGGGCACGACTGCCGTCGTCGGGACCGGCCGACCGATCGGTTTCGTTTTGCCCTGTCCGTCCTACGATCTGCGAAGCCGTTTGACTCGTCGGGCAAAACAGTGCCAAAAATCGATCATCGTATAATCCGAAACGTGCCCCCGGCGTCGATCCTTGGAGGTGACGATGAGCTTCGATCCTGACGAAGTTCAAAGCGCGCTGCGCAAGGCATGGTCGTTGTCGACTGCCAGCAAATGGGCCCCGAACAATCCAGCGGCAGGGCAATGCAACGTCACTTCGCTGCTGATTCACGAACTCTTTGGCGGCGACTTACTGAAGACGCCTCTGCCGGCCGGCGACCATTTTTACAATCGGATCGGAGGCCGAAGGTATGACTTCACTGCCAGCCAGTTCGATCGGCCAATCGCGTACATGGACTTGCGAGCAAATCGCGCCGACGCGGAGCTAGGAGCAACAAGCGACGAACTCGCTGAACTCAGATCCGCTTTTCAGGAGCACCGTACTAAGTCAGGTTAGGGGCAGCAGCCAACGTTGCCTGTCGCTTTCAGAGGTCCGCTATGGGCCAACGGACTTGTATGGGGCGATTTGTGTCAAGTCTATTCGTTATGGGCCATCTCCTTGTTCGGCCGGGCTGCGACATCTCCTCGTCCCGACCTGCTTTTCGCTAGGCTGCTGCGCGCAGCGGCGGTCAAGGGTGGCCGAAGGCCATCGCGGAGCGACTTGCCCTTGACGGCCGCGAGCACAGCGGCAGACTTGCGCGATCGGGGCGTATTCCGGCCCCGTTAGCTACTGAGACGATACCGAGGGGGAGCTCGCCATCGTGCGCGCAGATTGCGCGCCACGAACTTGTATTCGGCCGACCCGTGAGGATCGCAACCACGATGCAGTCATGCGCATCGGCGGCGAAGCTCCGAGAAGGCGGGCCCATTCTAAACCGCGGTGCAAGGACCATAGTCCAACATCGGGTTGCCGCCACCTCGGTTCATCAGCTGCAGCACGGCATCGATAAGGCGCTGGGCTGCAGCAACTCAGTCGTACTTATGCGGCCGGTCGCAGCAGCAGACCTGCCGGCGTTTCGCCGGTTGTCACGAGCCGCCACAGCGCAATGAGAAGCTTGCGCGCGAGCGCCACGATCATCGTCTTGCGCGTGCCGCCGCGGGCGTCGGAAGTTCGCTTCCGATACCACGCGGTCAGTGCGCTGTCCTTCTGGTGTACCAGATGACCCCAGGCGAGCTCGATCATCCCGCGGCGCACGCGGGCATTGCCCGCTTTGGCAAGCCCTCGCTCGCGTCGTTTTTTGCCGCTCTCGTCGGGGGCGCCGGTCAGGCCGGCATAGCGCGCGAGGGCTTTACGGTCCCGCATGTTGCGCGAGAACACCTCCTGCACGAGCATGTCCGCGGTATCAATGCCGACGCCGACGACCCGCGCGAGCAGGCGTACCATGGCATGGCGTTGCTCGTTGGGCGCTGCCGCCAGGCGTTTGGCACGGCTCGTCTCGATCTCCTTGATCTGCTGCTTGATGAAGCGCAGGTGGTTCATGTCGCGCTGCATTTCGGCCTGTGTGTTCGCTGGAACGGCCGAGCCCTCCGGCGTGCGCAAGGCCTCCAGCCGATTCGATGCCTGAGCCAGGTTTGGCCGGAAGCTGCGAATGCCGAGGCGGGCGAGGTTGGCCTTCAGGCGATTGATAATGCGTGTGCGTTCCCCGACCAAGCTCTGGCGCTCGCGGCCCGGCCGTTTTGCATCCTCGTCCACGAGGGTTGGGATCGCCGCCATGCTGCAATGCTTGGGTTCGCCGCGCAGCCAGCCAAGAAAGGCGCGTTTGAGCAGCTCAGTGTCAAGCCGATCTGTCTTCGCCCGCCGGTGCTCGCGCGACACCGGGACGCTCGACGGGTGGATTACGTAGGCCTCGATCTCTCGCGCTCGCAGCCAGCGTGCTAACCAGAAGCCGTCGCGGCCGGCCTCATAGGCGACGACGATCCGTTTGATCGTGCGTCCAGCCTGCACCGCTTCCTTCTGCCAACGATGCAGAAGCTGCAGAAGCGCATCCTGGTCTGGGCTGAGCTTCTTCAAAGGATTGCGTTCGAGACCGGGCACAATACCGGCGACCAGCCAACTCGACTGGCCGATCTCGATTACGGCGATCACTGTCGCGTCTTGTTCAAATGTGACAAGGCATCTGCTCAGGTCGTTCTGCTTCGCCATAGGGGCCTCCATCGCTTTGTTGCCGCGACGATGGTGCCACTGCCTCGCCGCGCAGCCCATAGCTTCTAAACCGCTCGCGCGGTAGGACGCTGCGGCTGGCGGCACAAGCCGAGAGGATAGCGCAACGGGGCGTCCTGTCTTGAGATCGAGGGGTTTCGACAACCTCACTCAAGACAGGAGCATCCCCATGACCGACGAGGCCATGAGCCCATTGCGGCGGCGCATGATCGAAGACATGACGATCCGCAAGTTAGCGCCGAAGACCCAACATGACTACGTGCAGAGGGTCAAGAACTTCGCGGCGTTCCTCGGGCGATCACCCGATATAGCGAGCTTCGAGGACGTGCGCCGCTACCAGCTGCATCTGACGGCGAGCGGCGTTGGCGTGCCGACCCTCAATCAGACCGTAAGGCGGCAAGGACCGTAACGTCATGCTGTCGCCGAGCCTGCTCGACCTGCTGCGGACCTGGTGGAAGGCGGCGCGTCCGCAGGGCTGGCTGTTCCCGGGCCGCGATCCGGCCCAGCTGATGACCACGCGCCAGCTCAATCGCGCCTGTCACGCCGCCGCCCAGATGGCAGAGATCAAAAAGCGCGTCTCGCTGCACACCTTGCGGCACAGCTTTGCCACCCACCTGCTCGAGCAAAACATTGATGTCCGCGTCATCCAGCCAAGCTCGTCACCACCGCGCTCTATACCCGCGTCGCCACCAAGACGATCAGTGAGGTCATGAGCCCGCTAGAGCACATCGCGCTCAAGCTCAAGGAGATCCGGCCGCCCGGCTGACGTTGAGGCGCTTGTGTCGCGCCCGGCTTTGGAGGTCGCGGAGATCTTCCGCGACCGTGGACCGGCATGGCGCAGAGCCAATGCCGGCCATGTCAGCCTCGAGCAGCTGAAGGTGATGTCGGCAATCGAGAACTGCCGCACGGCAGCTCTCGGCGGCCGTGTCGCGCGCTGCGAGGACTGCGCCTATACGACGATTCCTACAACTCCTGCCGCAACCGGCACTGCCCGAAGTGCCAGGGCGCCGCCGCGAAGCAATGGCTCGCCGACCGTGAGGCCGACCTCTTGCCGGTGCCGTACTATCACGTGGTGTTCACGCCGCCGCTTCCTCATCCACGTGCTGCCATCCCGCTTCCACCGCATCCGCCACTACGGCCTGTTTGCCAAAAGCGCTTGCGCCGACAACATCGCACGCGCCCGTGAGCTGCTCGCCGTTGCAAAATCTGACGACCAGCCCACCGCGGCCGTTGTCGATCCCAGCAAGCCGAGTTGTCCATGCTGCGGCGGTCGCATGATCGTCATCGAGGTCTTCGAGCGCGGTGCAACGCCACGGCATCGGCCGACAGGTCCAACGAACGTCATCAGGATCGACACCTCATGACCGCGTCTCAATCCTGTAAATCAGCCCATCGCGCTCGCTGGCTCTCGACCGGCCACGGCAGAGCGCGCCCAGATTTCCAACTGGCGTCTCAAATCGCCCGGCAGTTCATCATGTCCGACGCGATCCGCCGTCTATTCCTCACCCGCTTCACCGTCGAACAACCTACCGGATCAGCTCGATCCCAATCAAACGTCTCACCCGCGGCGCTCAAATCCCCATAACGCCTGCCGCACGGCCTTACGTTCCCTCAAGCGCGGTTTCCTTGTATGGGGTTTTGTCAAGGAGGCGTTTCAAGAGGCGACAGGTCGCGCATCTTTTCCTTCGTCAGTTTCTTTGTTCGATCTGAAAGCCGTTTCTTCGTCCCGACCCGCACTTCGCCTGCGCTGGCGCGCGCAGAAGCTGTCAAGGTTGGCCGTCGCACGAATCATACCACAGGCTCCGCCGTTGCCAGGCCACACCTTGACAGCTTCGAGCACGACGGCACGGTTGGTGCGATCGGGATAACGATCGGAGGGGAGCTCGCTTGCGGGCGCGATCAATCGCGCCACAACCTTGTATTCGGTGGGTCCAAGGACCCGAACCATGATGCAGTCATGCGCATCGGCAGCGAAGCTCCGAAGCGGCGGACCCATTCTCCCTTTCGGCATTGAAGCCAAGGAAACACGTCGGGACCCCGCCACCTCGAACCGTCATCGGCGACACCGTCACAAGCGGACAGACAGGGCCGAAACTGTTGGGTGTCCTTCAATGGCCTCCGTTCATGATGCCGGCCGCAGAACGACCCCGTCCGGCACTACGCCCTCCCGCACGAGCCGCCACAGGGCGACCAGGAGCTTGCGCGCCAAGGCCACGATCATAGTCTTGCGCGTCCCGCGGGCATTCTCGGTACGGGTTCGAAACCACTGCGCCAAGACGCTGTCCTTCTGGAACCTGAGAAATCGCCACGCCAATTCGATCATGCCTCGTCTCACTCGAGCATTGCCGGAACGGGTCAGTCCTTTCTCCCGGCGTCTTCTGCCGCTCTCGTCGGGCGAGCCGGTGAGGCCGGAGTAACGCGCTACAGCCCGTCGGTCGCGCATGCTTCGCGACAGTACCTCCTGCACCAGCATGTCGGCCGTCTCAACACCAACCCCGATCACGCGCGCCAGCAGGTGCACCATTGCATGTGGTCCATCACTGGGCGCTTGCTTGAGACGCTCCAGGCGAGCGTCCTCGATCTGCCGTATCTGATCGCTGACGAGCCGCCGGCGCGCCATGTCGCGACGCAGCTCAGCCAGGGTGTTGGGCGGGATCGGCTCGCCCTCGGGGGAGCGCAAGCCGTCAAGGCGTTCGGCAGCTTTCTTCAGCTTGGGATTGAAGCCGCGGATGCCGAGCCGGATCAACGCTGCTTTCATTCGGTTGACGATCCGACTTTGCTCTCCGATGAGGCTCTCGCGCTCACGGTTGGGGCGCTTGGCATCTTCGTCCTTGATTGTCGGGATCGCGACCATCTTGCAATGATCACGCTCGCCCCGCAACCAGCCGAGAAAGCTGCGTTTGAGCAGTTCGGTGTCGAGACGATCGGTCTTGGCGCGCCGGTGCTCGCGCGATACCGCTACGCTCGACGCGTGAATGACATGCGCCTCGATGTCGCGCACTCTGAGCCATCGGGCCAGCCAG
Coding sequences:
- a CDS encoding TRAP transporter substrate-binding protein, producing the protein MKRRDFLKVSAVGAAATAVASPAIAQSSPEVKWRLTSSFPKSLDTIYGGAEQMAKYVAEMTDNKFQIQVFQAGEIVPGLQALDATQKGTVEMCHTVSYYYVGKDPTFAIFASVPFGLNARQQNSWLYQGGGNELANEFFKKSNVVGFPCGNTGTQMGGWFRKEIKTVADLSGLKMRIGGIAGQVLQKVGVVPQQLAGGDIYPSLEKGTIDAAEWVGPYDDEKLGFAKVAKYYYYPGFWEGGPTVHAFANIDKWNELPKSYQAILTNATINTNTWMAARYDMLNPGALKRLVAGGTQLRPFTNEVLEACLKATNELWGEISAKNPDFKKSIDAMQAYRSDQYLWWQVAEYTYDSFMIRSRTRG
- a CDS encoding TRAP transporter substrate-binding protein is translated as MKRRDFIKVTGLGAAGVATLAAPAIAQSSPEIKWRMPTSWPKSLDTLYGGAEMMAKMVAEATDNKFQIQTFAGGEIVPGLQVLDAVQNGTCEIGHTASYYYFGKDPTFTFGSAVPFGPNMRINQAWYMLGGGRDVLNEFYKKYNVVSLLAGNTGCQMGGWFRKEVKTPQDFSGLKFRIGGFAGKVMAKLGAVPQQIAGGDIYPALEKGTIDAAEWVGPYDDEKLGFVKVAPHYYFPGWWEGGPMLLAFVNQDKWNALPKYYQSILEQAGHYANNWMMAKYDQANPQALRRLLAAGAKLHPFSPEVMQACFKAAKELHTEVSATNADFKKVYESLTTFSNNGYQWFQVAEVGYDNFMARNSQS
- a CDS encoding IS110 family transposase, coding for MAKQNDLSRCLVTFEQDATVIAVIEIGQSSWLVAGIVPGLERNPLKKLSPDQDALLQLLHRWQKEAVQAGRTIKRIVVAYEAGRDGFWLARWLRAREIEAYVIHPSSVPVSREHRRAKTDRLDTELLKRAFLGWLRGEPKHCSMAAIPTLVDEDAKRPGRERQSLVGERTRIINRLKANLARLGIRSFRPNLAQASNRLEALRTPEGSAVPANTQAEMQRDMNHLRFIKQQIKEIETSRAKRLAAAPNEQRHAMVRLLARVVGVGIDTADMLVQEVFSRNMRDRKALARYAGLTGAPDESGKKRRERGLAKAGNARVRRGMIELAWGHLVHQKDSALTAWYRKRTSDARGGTRKTMIVALARKLLIALWRLVTTGETPAGLLLRPAA
- a CDS encoding IS110 family transposase, with the translated sequence MQKLNDLSRSLTPLKPDGTLIAVIEMNLSSWLVAGIVPGVERQPSKKLEVDENALLKLLNRWRDEAQKAGYGIERIAVAFEAGRDGFWLARWLRVRDIEAHVIHASSVAVSREHRRAKTDRLDTELLKRSFLGWLRGERDHCKMVAIPTIKDEDAKRPNRERESLIGEQSRIVNRMKAALIRLGIRGFNPKLKKAAERLDGLRSPEGEPIPPNTLAELRRDMARRRLVSDQIRQIEDARLERLKQAPSDGPHAMVHLLARVIGVGVETADMLVQEVLSRSMRDRRAVARYSGLTGSPDESGRRRREKGLTRSGNARVRRGMIELAWRFLRFQKDSVLAQWFRTRTENARGTRKTMIVALARKLLVALWRLVREGVVPDGVVLRPAS